One region of Thiorhodovibrio frisius genomic DNA includes:
- the tolA gene encoding cell envelope integrity protein TolA, which translates to MWQILERNPRAFLWALLLHLTLAILIFSNIDWTRGDQQLGAQETLMESSLSMSPELQDRVAQLRDPQAFQAAQEAERLQAVEEARQAAAAAEAERQRQVEQEARRRAAIEAERQAEQEAAREAQRQAELQVRREAEREARVQAEREAQRQAELEAQRRAEETAQRQAEEQAQREAEEQAQREAVEQARREAEEQAQREAEEQARREAEEQALREAEEQARREAAAAAAAHSQQLANEWVPRISARVAQFWIRPQSLQVQVSTLVRLQLNPGGEVVPGSVKVIESSGYPAFDTSVVRAIMDASPLPVPDGADFKVFKDFDFRFKP; encoded by the coding sequence CTGGCGATCCTGATCTTTAGCAACATCGACTGGACGCGTGGCGATCAGCAATTAGGCGCACAGGAAACCCTGATGGAATCCAGCCTGAGTATGTCGCCTGAGTTGCAGGATCGGGTCGCCCAGTTGCGTGACCCCCAGGCTTTCCAGGCCGCGCAGGAGGCTGAACGCCTCCAAGCCGTAGAGGAAGCTCGTCAGGCTGCGGCGGCGGCTGAGGCCGAACGCCAGCGCCAGGTTGAACAGGAAGCGCGACGTCGGGCTGCGATTGAGGCCGAACGCCAGGCAGAGCAAGAGGCGGCACGCGAAGCCCAGCGCCAAGCCGAGCTACAGGTCCGGCGCGAAGCCGAACGCGAGGCGCGTGTGCAAGCAGAGCGGGAAGCCCAGCGCCAAGCCGAGCTTGAAGCGCAGCGCAGGGCAGAAGAAACTGCGCAACGCCAAGCCGAAGAACAAGCTCAACGCGAGGCCGAAGAACAAGCCCAGCGCGAAGCCGTAGAGCAGGCTCGGCGCGAAGCTGAAGAACAAGCCCAGCGTGAGGCCGAGGAACAAGCCCGACGCGAAGCTGAAGAACAGGCTCTACGCGAGGCGGAGGAACAAGCCCGGCGCGAGGCTGCCGCAGCCGCAGCCGCGCACTCCCAGCAACTCGCAAACGAATGGGTACCCAGAATCAGCGCCCGGGTGGCACAATTCTGGATTCGGCCGCAAAGCCTCCAGGTCCAAGTCTCCACCCTGGTCCGGCTGCAACTCAATCCGGGCGGTGAGGTGGTGCCCGGCAGCGTCAAAGTCATCGAAAGCAGCGGCTATCCGGCCTTTGATACTTCAGTGGTTCGCGCCATCATGGACGCCTCACCGTTGCCAGTGCCCGATGGTGCTGACTTCAAGGTGTTTAAAGACTTCGATTTTCGCTTCAAACCTTAG
- the tolB gene encoding Tol-Pal system beta propeller repeat protein TolB, which yields MPRIVSILLLCLLSLPAQARLTIEITGGVEGAQPIAVVPFGQVEGAQPGVDVASVIAADLARTGRFKPMPTREMLVTPHRAEEVDFREWELLATNNLVIGEISPAEGGGYRIDYSLLDVYGGKKLLGSSLRSSEKSLRLSAHRIADAIYEKLTGDPGVFSTRIAYVTSTGRGTSDERVSLRVADADGFNPQTIVDSPDPIMSPAWSPDGRKLAYVSFENRQSSIYVQELATGRRDKIASYPGINGSPAFSPDGSRMAMTLSKDGNPDVYVMNLGSRQLSRLTDHYAIDTEPAWSPDGGTIYFTSDRGGQPQVYRVSASGGAAERISFEGDYNAAAEVAPNGRALALVTRTAGRFRIAFDQIGGGARRLLSSGPLDESPSFAPNGSMVIYASQNNGRGVLAVTPIAGGSGQRLTQDAGEVREPAWSPFLR from the coding sequence ATGCCGCGCATCGTCTCAATTCTGCTGCTCTGCCTCCTAAGCCTTCCGGCCCAGGCGCGCCTGACCATCGAGATCACCGGCGGCGTAGAGGGCGCCCAACCCATCGCCGTGGTGCCCTTCGGCCAGGTCGAGGGTGCCCAGCCCGGTGTCGATGTCGCCAGCGTCATCGCCGCTGATCTTGCCCGCACCGGCCGCTTCAAGCCCATGCCGACGCGGGAGATGCTGGTAACGCCCCATCGCGCCGAGGAAGTCGATTTTCGCGAATGGGAACTGCTCGCCACCAATAACCTGGTTATTGGCGAAATCAGCCCGGCCGAGGGCGGTGGTTATCGTATCGACTACAGCCTGTTGGATGTCTACGGCGGCAAAAAGCTGCTCGGCAGCAGCCTGCGCAGCAGCGAGAAGAGCTTGCGCCTGAGTGCCCACCGCATCGCCGACGCCATCTACGAGAAACTCACTGGCGACCCCGGTGTCTTCTCCACCCGCATCGCCTATGTTACCTCCACCGGGCGCGGCACCTCAGATGAACGCGTCAGCCTGCGCGTTGCCGATGCTGATGGTTTCAATCCTCAGACCATCGTCGACTCGCCCGATCCCATCATGTCCCCCGCTTGGTCGCCAGATGGGCGCAAGCTCGCCTATGTGTCGTTCGAGAATCGCCAGTCTTCGATTTATGTACAGGAGTTAGCCACCGGTCGACGGGATAAAATCGCCAGTTACCCGGGCATCAACGGCTCGCCTGCTTTCTCGCCTGATGGCAGCCGCATGGCCATGACGTTGTCGAAAGACGGCAACCCGGATGTCTATGTGATGAACCTTGGCAGTCGCCAGCTCTCGCGCCTGACCGACCACTACGCGATCGACACTGAACCGGCCTGGTCGCCCGACGGTGGCACCATCTACTTCACCAGTGACCGTGGTGGCCAACCGCAGGTCTATCGGGTCTCCGCCAGCGGCGGCGCGGCTGAGCGGATCAGCTTCGAGGGCGACTACAATGCCGCCGCCGAGGTCGCCCCCAATGGTCGCGCGTTGGCCCTGGTCACCCGCACCGCCGGGCGCTTCCGCATCGCCTTCGACCAAATCGGCGGCGGTGCACGTCGCCTGCTGAGCAGCGGACCCCTGGACGAGTCCCCCAGTTTCGCGCCCAATGGGAGCATGGTAATTTACGCCTCACAAAACAATGGCCGTGGGGTCCTAGCCGTGACGCCCATCGCTGGCGGTTCGGGGCAGCGTCTGACTCAGGACGCAGGCGAGGTGCGCGAGCCCGCCTGGTCGCCTTTCCTGCGCTGA
- the pal gene encoding peptidoglycan-associated lipoprotein Pal: protein MRNQHLYPEKRVKNPLIGLLASLILIPLLSGCPSTPTQTDAGLTGAELDAMSGARTAGIDDRRGSPLDDPSSPLYQRVIYFGYDATAIDPKYANLLRAHADYLARTSNATVVLEGHTDERGTREYNLALGESRAEAVRSFLVAEGVPAQKIRTLSYGEERPAEIGSSERAYSLSRRVELVY, encoded by the coding sequence ATGCGCAATCAACATCTTTATCCGGAGAAACGCGTGAAAAATCCGCTGATCGGTCTGCTGGCCAGCTTGATCCTGATCCCTCTGCTAAGCGGCTGCCCGTCAACGCCGACACAAACAGATGCTGGTCTGACCGGGGCTGAGCTTGATGCGATGAGCGGCGCTCGGACCGCAGGGATCGATGACCGCCGCGGTTCGCCGCTGGATGATCCGTCCAGCCCCTTGTATCAGCGGGTGATCTACTTCGGATACGATGCCACGGCCATCGATCCGAAATATGCCAACCTGCTGCGCGCGCATGCGGACTATTTGGCCCGCACCAGCAATGCAACCGTGGTGCTCGAAGGACACACCGATGAACGTGGCACCCGCGAATACAACCTCGCACTAGGCGAAAGTCGCGCCGAAGCCGTGCGCAGCTTCCTTGTGGCCGAGGGCGTGCCGGCGCAAAAAATTCGCACCCTGAGCTACGGTGAGGAGCGCCCGGCCGAGATCGGCAGCAGCGAGCGCGCCTACTCGCTGTCGCGCCGTGTCGAGCTAGTCTACTAA